A window of the Falco rusticolus isolate bFalRus1 chromosome 1, bFalRus1.pri, whole genome shotgun sequence genome harbors these coding sequences:
- the MRPL35 gene encoding 39S ribosomal protein L35, mitochondrial has translation MAAARGAVAGILGRWAGRWAAVGRALPGLSAWRFAQVWAPTAAPLWRPRLPGRALSAGGTPSLLGSVTSLLPSILQQPARTLTYCSLRNGKRKSVKSVVKRFLRLHNGLWVRRKSGYKKKLWKKSASQRKRLRELMLCTRTQCKLLDKMTTSFWKRRNWYVDDPYQKYHDRTNLRM, from the exons ATGGCGGCGGCGCGCGGGGCCGTGGCGG GGATCCTGGGCCGCTGGGCCGGCCGCTGGGCCGCCGTGGGCCGCGCTCTCCCCGGCCTCTCGGCCTGGCGCTTCGCGCAGGTGTGGGCACCGACGGCGGCCCCGCTGTGGAGACCGCGGCTGCCCGGGAGGGCCCTGTCCGCGGGAGGCACCCCCTCGCTCCTCGGCAG TGTCACATCTCTGCTTCCGAGTATCCTTCAACAGCCAGCGAGGACTCTCACTTACTGTAGCTTACGgaatggaaagaggaaaagcgTGAAATCTGTCGTCAAGAGGTTTCTCCGGCTGCACAATGGCCTTTGGGTTAGGAGAAAG TCTGGTTATAAGAAGAAACTGTGGAAGAAGTCAGCATCTCAGAGGAAGCGTTTGAGAGAGCTGATGTTGTGCACTAGAACACAATGTAAGCTCCTTGATAAAATGACCacttctttctggaaaagaagaaattggtATGTTGATGATCCCTACCAGAAGTATCACGATCGCACAAATCTTCGTATGTAG